A genomic segment from Longimicrobium sp. encodes:
- a CDS encoding HAD family hydrolase — MRRLILFDIDGTLLRADGAGKRAVRDALVAVFGTTGPIGEYSFAGRTDPEIVRDLLRAGGIEDGTIDAGLPELWRRYVENLEREIRTVEVRPLPGVAPLLERIEGAGAPLVPGLLTGNVREGARIKLEAAGLGFDRFRVGAFGSDHAHRPELPAIAARRAREAVGLEFAGKEIVIIGDTPLDVACGAHLGVRTIAVATGKHPFDELAACGPDHVFRDLGDVDAVWEAITG, encoded by the coding sequence ATGCGCCGCCTGATCCTCTTCGACATCGACGGGACCCTGCTGCGGGCGGACGGGGCGGGGAAGCGCGCCGTGCGCGACGCCCTCGTGGCGGTGTTCGGCACCACGGGGCCGATCGGCGAATACTCGTTCGCGGGGCGCACCGACCCGGAGATCGTGCGCGACCTGCTGCGCGCGGGCGGGATCGAAGACGGAACGATCGACGCGGGGCTGCCGGAGCTGTGGCGGCGCTACGTGGAGAACCTGGAGCGCGAGATCCGCACGGTGGAGGTGCGGCCGCTCCCCGGCGTGGCCCCGCTCCTGGAGCGCATCGAGGGGGCGGGCGCGCCGCTGGTGCCCGGGCTGCTCACCGGCAACGTGCGCGAGGGCGCGCGCATCAAGCTGGAGGCGGCGGGGCTCGGCTTCGACCGCTTCCGCGTGGGGGCGTTCGGGTCCGACCACGCGCACCGCCCCGAGCTGCCGGCCATCGCGGCGCGGCGGGCGCGTGAGGCGGTGGGCCTCGAGTTCGCGGGGAAGGAGATCGTGATCATCGGCGACACGCCGCTGGACGTGGCGTGCGGAGCGCACCTGGGAGTGCGCACCATCGCCGTCGCGACGGGGAAGCACCCTTTCGACGAGCTGGCGGCGTGCGGGCCCGACCACGTCTTCCGCGACCTGGGCGACGTGGACGCGGTGTGGGAGGCGATCACGGGGTGA
- a CDS encoding GNAT family N-acetyltransferase, whose translation MSDRFGVRRATAADAEALARQRAEMFREIGGLAEELYAPLVAASRAFYERAIPAGEYVAWVAVPAERPDEVAASAGVQLRALMPRPTADGRLAEAPVQGWIVNVYTEPAWRRGGLAEGLMRELLAWAREAGVDDLVLHTTEDGRPLYERLGFVPVPYMRFSGEPY comes from the coding sequence ATGAGCGATCGCTTCGGCGTCCGCCGCGCCACCGCCGCCGACGCGGAGGCGCTCGCCCGCCAGCGCGCCGAGATGTTCCGCGAGATCGGCGGCCTCGCCGAGGAGCTCTACGCGCCGCTGGTGGCCGCGTCGCGCGCCTTCTACGAGCGGGCGATCCCCGCGGGCGAGTACGTGGCGTGGGTCGCCGTCCCCGCGGAGCGGCCGGACGAGGTGGCCGCCAGCGCGGGCGTGCAGCTCCGCGCGCTGATGCCGCGCCCCACGGCGGACGGGCGCCTGGCCGAGGCGCCCGTGCAGGGGTGGATCGTGAACGTCTACACCGAGCCGGCGTGGCGGCGCGGCGGCCTGGCCGAGGGGCTGATGCGAGAGCTGCTGGCCTGGGCGCGCGAGGCAGGCGTCGACGACCTGGTGCTCCACACGACCGAGGACGGCCGCCCGCTCTACGAGCGCCTCGGCTTCGTCCCCGTCCCCTACATGCGCTTCTCGGGCGAGCCGTACTGA
- a CDS encoding NAD-dependent epimerase/dehydratase family protein has product MRLLVLGGTRFIGRHLVEMALARGDEVTLFNRGKTDPRAFPGVEHVAGDRAEGLGQLGARTFDAVIDTSGYVPAWVRRSVEATAATAGHYVFVSTISVYSAAPRAGMDEDGPLYDPDWTSTSWRGGAYGPMKVACETVVRERRPDAAIVRPGVVIGPGDYTDRFPYWVRRVGRGGEVLAPGDPARPVQGIDARDLAAFLLHAATERTSGTFNAVGPDRPTTLGGMLETIRDVAGSDARFTWVDDAFLHARGFKPWGEDLPFWADPSEADFFTLSNRRAVEAGLRLRPLAESARDTAAWEPTRKAEARNGGLSPGREAELLAEWHARGSGG; this is encoded by the coding sequence ATGCGGCTGCTGGTGCTGGGGGGGACGCGCTTCATCGGGCGGCACCTGGTGGAGATGGCGCTCGCGCGCGGCGACGAGGTGACGCTCTTCAACCGCGGGAAGACGGATCCGCGTGCCTTCCCGGGCGTGGAGCACGTCGCCGGCGACCGCGCGGAGGGGCTGGGGCAGCTCGGGGCGAGGACGTTCGACGCGGTGATCGACACCTCCGGGTACGTGCCCGCCTGGGTGCGCCGCTCGGTGGAGGCGACCGCCGCGACGGCGGGGCACTACGTGTTCGTCTCCACCATCTCCGTCTACAGCGCAGCGCCGCGCGCCGGGATGGACGAGGACGGGCCGCTCTACGACCCCGACTGGACGAGCACCAGCTGGAGGGGCGGCGCCTACGGGCCGATGAAGGTGGCGTGCGAGACGGTGGTGCGGGAGCGCCGTCCCGACGCGGCGATCGTACGCCCCGGCGTGGTGATCGGCCCCGGCGACTACACCGACCGCTTCCCGTACTGGGTGCGCCGCGTGGGCCGGGGCGGCGAGGTGCTGGCTCCCGGCGATCCCGCGCGCCCCGTGCAGGGGATCGACGCGCGCGACCTGGCCGCCTTCCTCCTCCACGCGGCCACGGAGAGGACGTCCGGCACCTTCAACGCCGTCGGCCCCGACCGGCCCACCACCCTCGGCGGGATGCTGGAGACCATCCGCGACGTGGCGGGCTCCGACGCGCGCTTCACCTGGGTGGACGACGCCTTCCTGCACGCCCGCGGCTTCAAGCCCTGGGGCGAAGACCTGCCGTTCTGGGCCGACCCGTCCGAGGCCGACTTCTTCACGCTCTCCAACCGCCGCGCCGTGGAGGCGGGCCTGCGCCTGCGCCCGCTGGCCGAGTCCGCGCGCGACACGGCGGCCTGGGAGCCCACGCGGAAGGCGGAGGCGCGCAACGGCGGCCTCTCCCCCGGGCGCGAGGCGGAGCTGCTGGCCGAGTGGCACGCGCGCGGAAGCGGCGGATGA